The following are encoded together in the Deinococcus soli (ex Cha et al. 2016) genome:
- a CDS encoding sensor histidine kinase — MTLRWRLTLFYTALLAFLLTGVGVITLYMMRVNLIGGIDTELQNTYKQFVTYLVRPIGAADETARLPTDQQQLRAQRLQAEQFSEQSSLVSQIGQAKLLARYYFPNSSVAVEDLSFYTRQTLIDDLKVARTAQEKRELFAYLAGLRGTSRRSLAVDIQRPITLTDRELEALINATDGRLHLNRLIADAPNREPTLMRLLVVLGPLTNSEPRREVGLSGFESDPPLGIVYVARSLGTVQKTLDDLRQVVMLLFLTGLATAGTGAYLLAGQALLPLRRVQRAAERIGGQNLTERVPVPQTGDEVESLATALNAMLGRLEGSFEAQRRFTSDASHELRTPVTAISGHASYLLRRTNPTGQQQESLKIIQSESERLTNLIASLLQLARSDSGALTLQRGPVFSALLLSDIVRELAPLAQAQHTTLTSTGEDVTFEADADRLKQVLINLVSNALKAGAQTVTLRSERVGAEVRLSVQDDGPGIPEDQLERLFDRFYRLEDSRSRDQGGAGLGLSIARGIVDAHGGRIWLDSEVGQGTTAHVQLPVGNVPELDLDDVP; from the coding sequence ATGACGCTGCGCTGGCGCCTCACGCTGTTCTACACGGCGCTGCTGGCCTTCCTGCTGACCGGGGTGGGCGTCATCACGCTGTACATGATGCGCGTGAACCTGATCGGCGGGATCGACACGGAACTTCAGAACACGTACAAGCAGTTCGTGACGTACCTCGTGCGGCCCATCGGAGCGGCCGACGAGACCGCGCGCCTGCCCACCGACCAGCAGCAGCTCAGGGCCCAGCGGCTCCAGGCGGAGCAGTTCAGCGAGCAGAGCAGTCTTGTCAGCCAGATCGGGCAGGCGAAACTGCTCGCCCGCTACTATTTCCCGAACTCCAGCGTGGCGGTCGAGGACCTGTCGTTCTATACCCGCCAGACCCTCATCGACGACCTGAAGGTCGCCCGGACCGCACAGGAGAAACGCGAGCTGTTCGCGTACCTCGCGGGGCTGCGTGGCACCTCGCGCCGCTCGCTGGCCGTGGACATCCAGCGGCCCATCACCCTGACCGACCGGGAACTGGAGGCGCTGATCAACGCGACCGACGGGCGACTGCATCTCAACCGCCTGATTGCCGACGCGCCCAACCGTGAACCCACCCTGATGCGCCTGCTGGTCGTCCTGGGGCCCCTCACGAATAGCGAACCCCGCCGCGAGGTGGGCCTCAGCGGCTTCGAGAGCGACCCCCCCCTGGGCATCGTGTACGTGGCCCGCAGCCTCGGCACCGTGCAGAAGACCCTGGACGATCTGCGGCAGGTGGTCATGCTGCTGTTCCTGACCGGGCTGGCCACCGCCGGGACCGGCGCGTACCTGCTGGCCGGGCAGGCGCTGCTGCCCCTCAGGCGCGTCCAGCGGGCCGCCGAGCGCATCGGCGGGCAGAACCTCACCGAACGCGTCCCCGTCCCGCAGACCGGCGATGAGGTCGAGTCCCTGGCGACCGCGCTGAACGCCATGCTGGGCCGCCTGGAGGGCAGCTTCGAGGCGCAGCGCCGCTTCACCAGCGACGCCAGCCACGAACTGCGCACGCCCGTCACGGCCATCAGCGGGCACGCCAGTTACCTGCTGCGCCGCACCAACCCCACCGGGCAGCAGCAGGAGAGTCTGAAGATCATCCAGAGCGAATCCGAACGCCTGACCAACCTGATCGCCAGCCTGTTGCAACTCGCCCGGTCCGACAGCGGCGCCCTGACGCTGCAGCGCGGCCCGGTGTTCTCGGCGCTGCTGCTGTCCGACATCGTGCGGGAACTCGCGCCGCTGGCGCAGGCGCAGCACACCACCCTGACCAGCACCGGCGAGGACGTCACCTTCGAGGCGGACGCCGACCGCCTGAAGCAGGTGCTCATCAACCTGGTCAGCAACGCCCTGAAGGCCGGAGCGCAGACCGTCACGCTGCGCAGCGAACGCGTCGGCGCGGAGGTCCGCCTGAGCGTGCAGGACGACGGGCCCGGCATCCCCGAGGATCAGCTGGAACGCCTGTTCGACCGCTTCTACCGCCTGGAGGACAGCCGCAGCCGCGACCAAGGCGGCGCGGGCCTGGGCCTGAGCATCGCGCGCGGCATCGTGGACGCCCACGGCGGCCGCATCTGGCTCGACAGCGAGGTCGGTCAGGGCACCACCGCGCACGTGCAGCTGCCGGTCGGGAACGTCCCGGAACTCGACCTGGACGACGTCCCGTAA
- a CDS encoding ROK family protein produces the protein MTNLTEPLSIGIDVGGTKIASGVLRGDELLSAHVIPTPDTGWESVLDAIAGDVRRLQERHPDARLIGVGIPGPLNADRTRVKFAPNIYGFTDVPMVDGLRDRLGQRVVLENDAKAAALAEAHLGAARGAESSIYVTVSTGIGSGIVLNGRIWRGRHGIAGEIGHITALPGGPVSGAGLDGALEAVASGTAIARDASFALNRDVSTAEAFQLAQQGHPAARRVVGQALRYIGIALADLQKTIDPEVFVIGGGVASVGDYFFHGVQAAADEYAQGFAPVTIRRAQLAGNAGVIGAALAARHG, from the coding sequence ATGACCAACCTGACTGAACCCCTGAGCATCGGCATCGACGTGGGCGGCACCAAGATCGCCAGTGGCGTCCTGCGCGGCGACGAACTGCTGAGCGCCCACGTGATCCCTACCCCGGACACCGGCTGGGAGAGCGTCCTGGACGCCATCGCGGGCGACGTGCGCCGCCTGCAGGAGCGCCACCCGGACGCCCGCCTGATCGGCGTGGGCATCCCCGGCCCACTGAACGCGGACCGCACCCGCGTGAAGTTCGCGCCGAACATCTACGGCTTCACCGACGTGCCCATGGTGGACGGTCTGCGGGACCGCCTGGGGCAGCGCGTGGTGCTGGAGAACGACGCCAAGGCCGCCGCGCTGGCCGAGGCGCACCTGGGCGCGGCGCGCGGCGCCGAGAGCAGCATCTACGTGACGGTCAGCACCGGCATCGGCAGCGGCATCGTCCTGAACGGCCGCATCTGGCGCGGCCGCCACGGCATCGCCGGGGAGATCGGGCACATCACGGCCCTCCCGGGCGGCCCGGTGAGCGGCGCGGGCCTGGACGGCGCGCTGGAGGCCGTCGCGAGCGGCACGGCCATCGCGCGGGACGCCAGCTTCGCCCTGAACCGCGACGTGAGCACCGCCGAGGCCTTCCAGCTGGCGCAGCAGGGCCACCCGGCCGCGCGGCGCGTGGTGGGTCAGGCGCTGCGGTACATCGGCATCGCGCTGGCGGACCTGCAGAAGACCATCGACCCGGAGGTCTTCGTGATCGGTGGGGGCGTGGCCAGCGTCGGGGATTACTTCTTCCACGGCGTGCAGGCCGCCGCGGACGAGTACGCGCAGGGCTTCGCGCCCGTCACGATCCGCCGCGCGCAGCTCGCCGGCAATGCGGGCGTGATCGGCGCGGCCCTCGCCGCCCGGCACGGGTAA
- a CDS encoding response regulator transcription factor — MERKPLVLVIEDEKDIARFIELELAAEGYATEVAFDGVTGLSKFREVNPDLVILDLMLPVLDGLEVARRIRKTSNTPIIILTAKDGIQDKVEGLDSGADDYLIKPFSIEELLARVRAHLRRVNPAVTGEVRVADLVMNLDGREIFRGGRRVELSAKEFELLELLARNPGKVFSRFEIEEKVWPEYTGGSNVVDVYIGYLRRKLEEGGERRLIHTVRGVGYVLREE; from the coding sequence ATGGAACGCAAGCCCCTGGTTTTAGTCATCGAGGATGAGAAAGACATCGCCCGGTTCATCGAACTCGAACTCGCGGCCGAAGGATACGCCACCGAAGTCGCCTTCGACGGCGTGACCGGCCTCTCCAAATTCCGTGAAGTCAACCCCGACCTCGTCATCCTGGACCTGATGCTTCCCGTTCTGGACGGCCTGGAAGTCGCGCGGCGCATCCGCAAGACCAGCAACACCCCGATCATCATCCTGACCGCCAAGGACGGCATCCAGGACAAGGTCGAGGGCCTGGACTCCGGCGCGGACGACTACCTGATCAAGCCGTTCTCCATCGAGGAACTGCTCGCCCGCGTGCGCGCCCACCTGCGCCGCGTGAACCCGGCCGTGACCGGCGAGGTCCGCGTGGCCGATCTGGTCATGAACCTCGACGGGCGCGAGATCTTCCGCGGTGGGCGCCGCGTGGAACTGTCCGCCAAGGAATTCGAACTGCTCGAACTGCTCGCCCGCAACCCCGGCAAGGTGTTCTCCCGCTTCGAGATCGAGGAGAAGGTCTGGCCCGAGTACACCGGCGGCAGCAACGTCGTGGACGTGTACATCGGTTACCTGCGCCGCAAGCTCGAGGAGGGCGGGGAGCGCCGCCTGATCCACACCGTGCGCGGCGTCGGGTACGTCCTGCGCGAGGAGTGA